From Nocardioides daedukensis, the proteins below share one genomic window:
- a CDS encoding GNAT family N-acetyltransferase — protein MPEFTWRPANQATTEDVEAVFATSGARKCRCQAMKVPGWIWRDTTQEERDVALLEQTACGTAGPTSGLIGYVDGEAAGWVAVEPRENYPRLWSRKQAWMRMDPELEDVWAVTCFVVRKPMRKSGLTYELANATVEYGAQVGASVLEGYPIEPPRGKTVIWDEASVGLLQVFLEAGYELAASPTLRRRVVRRRLG, from the coding sequence ATGCCCGAGTTCACGTGGCGACCGGCCAACCAGGCAACGACCGAGGACGTCGAAGCCGTGTTTGCCACGAGTGGCGCCCGCAAGTGCCGCTGCCAGGCGATGAAGGTGCCCGGGTGGATCTGGCGCGACACCACCCAGGAGGAGCGCGACGTCGCGCTGCTGGAGCAGACCGCCTGCGGGACGGCTGGCCCGACGTCTGGACTCATCGGCTATGTCGACGGCGAAGCGGCCGGATGGGTTGCCGTCGAGCCCCGGGAGAACTACCCGCGACTGTGGAGCCGGAAGCAGGCATGGATGCGGATGGACCCCGAGCTCGAGGACGTCTGGGCGGTCACTTGCTTCGTCGTACGCAAGCCGATGCGCAAGTCGGGGCTGACCTATGAGCTCGCCAACGCCACCGTCGAGTACGGCGCACAGGTCGGCGCCAGCGTCCTGGAGGGCTACCCGATCGAGCCACCGCGGGGAAAGACGGTGATCTGGGACGAGGCGTCGGTCGGGCTGCTTCAGGTGTTTCTCGAGGCCGGCTACGAGTTGGCGGCGTCTCCCACCCTGCGGCGGCGGGTGGTGCGGCGCCGACTGGGCTGA
- a CDS encoding LCP family protein: MSDVSTGRHRGNAGRRHHILRVLGYGILTLTLGLGLFGAYTYRHLNENLTNLDLREQLGDDRPEIEIPKGDGRPLNVLVMGSDTRAGEGNDAVGGEIDGQRSDTTILMHVSGDRSFAYGVSIPRDSMVERPVCYDEDMDEIAGGFGMWNEAFNLGGPACTIRQVEQLTGIYVDHFVVVDFNGFKGMVDALDGVKVCIPEDVNDTAGNIDLKAGTRTVKGDEALDYVRVRHGIGERENGDLGRMKRQQAFIAAMANKVMSKGMLARPDRLIRFLNAATQSLTLDQKLDSVKKIADLGAQFQDIGLGNIKFITVPLETYQPDPNRVIWTEDAEELWELIRTDQPLSRRLSVDAFSASDKPGSRKPDETASASPDASPEESESPSDSTEEAEPEDEFTPDPERVARENGLC, from the coding sequence GTGAGCGACGTTTCCACAGGACGCCATCGCGGCAACGCGGGGCGCCGGCACCACATCCTGCGGGTGCTGGGCTATGGCATCCTCACCCTCACTCTCGGCCTGGGCCTTTTCGGCGCCTACACCTACCGGCACCTGAACGAGAACCTCACCAACCTCGACCTGCGCGAGCAGCTCGGCGATGACCGGCCCGAGATCGAGATTCCCAAGGGTGACGGCCGTCCGCTCAACGTCCTGGTGATGGGTTCCGACACCCGCGCCGGCGAGGGGAACGACGCCGTCGGCGGTGAGATCGACGGACAACGCTCGGACACGACGATCCTGATGCACGTCTCGGGTGATCGGTCCTTCGCCTATGGCGTGAGCATCCCGCGAGACTCGATGGTCGAGCGTCCGGTCTGTTACGACGAGGACATGGACGAGATCGCCGGCGGTTTCGGGATGTGGAACGAGGCGTTCAACCTCGGCGGACCCGCCTGCACGATCCGTCAGGTCGAGCAGCTGACCGGGATCTATGTCGACCACTTCGTCGTGGTCGACTTCAACGGCTTCAAGGGCATGGTCGACGCGCTGGACGGCGTCAAGGTCTGCATCCCCGAGGACGTCAACGACACCGCTGGCAACATCGACCTCAAGGCTGGCACCCGCACCGTCAAGGGTGACGAGGCCCTGGACTATGTCCGGGTCCGTCACGGCATCGGTGAGCGGGAGAACGGCGACCTCGGCCGGATGAAGCGCCAGCAGGCGTTCATCGCCGCGATGGCCAACAAGGTGATGAGCAAGGGCATGCTGGCCCGCCCCGATCGGTTGATCCGGTTCCTCAACGCCGCGACCCAGTCGCTGACCCTGGACCAGAAGCTCGACTCGGTGAAGAAGATCGCCGACCTCGGGGCCCAGTTCCAGGACATCGGGTTGGGCAACATCAAGTTCATCACCGTGCCGCTCGAGACCTACCAGCCGGACCCGAACCGGGTGATCTGGACCGAGGACGCCGAGGAGCTCTGGGAGCTGATCCGCACCGACCAGCCGCTGAGCCGTCGCCTGAGCGTCGATGCCTTCTCGGCCAGCGACAAGCCCGGATCGCGCAAGCCCGACGAGACCGCGAGCGCGAGCCCGGATGCCAGCCCGGAGGAGAGCGAGTCGCCGAGCGACTCGACCGAAGAGGCCGAGCCCGAGGACGAGTTCACCCCCGACCCCGAGCGGGTGGCTCGCGAGAACGGTCTCTGCTGA
- a CDS encoding ankyrin repeat domain-containing protein, with protein MAKKRKTLPADFRDLLETGDLAALQAVFDKCELDARGGYSKTTALGFADCPDDLARWLVGQGLDVDTSSLRDQRTPLHERASGWRSIAVLIELGADVNVRDSQGSTPMHAAAMVPHNLEALISGGAEVDPVARRSTPLRSALISCENAQIAMVAESAAVLIAAGAAIPDDASELVTQIGTRLEFARSKFNPDFIEETDAGLRRLYELFDVEPVPRRLTHDGTSRIEVDATDTKGQYAELWALLVPVSGPATIVQGEVLRLAGKLSREIDGNGSINWNNDFRSMTDALGVHLASGKPVDNLDELAPMLGRIRTGNAPQADLACVRESAVAWVLGNPDPTPLPTPSYAH; from the coding sequence GTGGCCAAGAAGCGCAAGACCCTGCCCGCTGACTTCCGCGACCTCCTCGAGACCGGTGATCTGGCCGCGCTGCAGGCGGTCTTCGACAAGTGCGAGCTCGATGCTCGCGGGGGCTACAGCAAGACCACCGCTCTCGGCTTCGCCGATTGCCCCGATGACTTGGCTCGGTGGCTTGTCGGACAGGGCCTCGACGTGGACACGTCCAGCCTGCGCGATCAGCGCACGCCCTTGCACGAGCGGGCGTCAGGCTGGCGCTCGATCGCTGTCCTGATCGAGCTGGGTGCTGACGTCAACGTGCGCGACTCGCAGGGAAGTACGCCGATGCACGCGGCCGCCATGGTGCCCCACAACCTGGAGGCTCTGATCTCAGGCGGCGCCGAGGTTGACCCGGTGGCCCGTCGTTCCACGCCGTTGCGGTCCGCATTGATCTCCTGCGAGAACGCCCAGATCGCAATGGTGGCGGAATCGGCGGCAGTGCTGATCGCCGCCGGAGCGGCGATCCCCGACGATGCCAGTGAGCTCGTGACGCAGATCGGGACCAGGCTGGAGTTCGCCCGGTCGAAGTTCAACCCGGACTTCATCGAGGAGACCGATGCCGGGTTGCGGCGGCTGTATGAGCTCTTCGACGTCGAACCGGTCCCGCGCCGCCTGACACACGACGGCACCTCGCGCATCGAGGTCGACGCCACCGATACCAAGGGCCAGTACGCCGAGTTGTGGGCGCTCCTGGTTCCGGTGTCGGGACCCGCGACCATCGTGCAGGGCGAGGTGCTTCGCCTCGCGGGCAAGCTCTCCCGCGAGATCGACGGCAACGGCTCGATCAACTGGAACAACGACTTCAGGTCGATGACAGACGCGCTGGGTGTCCACCTCGCGTCCGGCAAGCCAGTGGACAACCTGGACGAGCTCGCACCGATGCTCGGACGGATCAGGACCGGCAATGCCCCACAGGCGGATCTGGCCTGCGTGCGGGAGTCGGCGGTGGCCTGGGTCCTGGGCAATCCCGACCCGACTCCGCTGCCCACCCCGTCGTACGCGCACTGA